ACCGCCGGAGAGCTGACCAGGGCGGCGGTCCTCGAAACCGTCGAGGCGCACCGTGCGGATCGCCTCCGCGACACGCTGACGCGTCTCCTCGCGAGACCACTTCTTGATCTTCGGACCGAACGCGACGTTCTCCCCCACCGTCATGTGCGGGAACAGCCCGTAGGCCTGGAAGACCATGTTCACGTTCCGCTTCGGCGGCGGCACGTGCGTCACATCGGCGCCCTGCAGCACGATGCGTCCGGCGTCGGGCGCCTCGAACCCGGCGATCATGCGAAGGGTCGTCGTCTTGCCGCACCCGCTCGGGCCCAGCATCGAGAAGAACTCGCCGCCGGGGATCGTGATCGTGACGTCGTTCACGGCGACGATGTCGCCGAAACGCTTCGTGACCTGCTCGACGACGATCTCACCCGCGCGGTCAGGGGCATCATGCGTCATCGCGGTCATGCTTCGATCCTGTTCAGTCGGGCGAGCCGGTAGGCGACGAGCGCCAGCAACACCGACATCGCGAGCAGGAGGAAGTTCAAAGCGGAGCCGGCACCCCAGTCCCCTTGGCCCAAGATCAGGTCGCGCACCCGCTGGCCCATCATGTACGACCCTGTGCCGCCGACGATGTCGGAGGTCACGAAGTCGGTGAGCATCGGGATGTAGACGAGGATCATCGCGACGAAGATGCCGGGCGCCGCCAGCGGGATCAGGATCTTGCGGGCCTGCTGCCACCAGCCGGCGCCGAGGTCGGTCGCGGCCTCGAACGTGGCCGGCTCGATCGCCTTCATCGCGGCGTAGATCGGGATCGTCGTGTACGTGATGTACGTGGTCGACAGGGTGAGGATCACCGCGAACTGGCTGTACAGCAGCCACTCCACCGGCGGCCCGGGGATCAACCAGTTCAGGATGCCGTTGCGGCCGAGGATCACCTGCCAGGCGTAGACCTTCACGACCGGGGCAAGCTCGTCGGCGAGCACGAGCGCGAGCAGCAGGAACAGCTCCCACTTCCCGGCCTTGAAGACCATGAAGTACGCGAGCGGGATCGCGACCAGCAGCATCACGATCATCGCCGTGGTCGCGATCGTGAACGTCGTCCAGGCGATGTGCGGGTTCAACGGGTTCGTCAGCACCTCGACGTAGTGGTCGAGCGTGTAGCCGCTGTCGACGCGCGGCGGGAACTTCACGACGCTCATCTGCACCATGATCAGGAAGGGCACGAGGAACAGCACGATCAGCAGGGTCACGGGCGCGAACAGGATGCCGAACGCGCCGCGTGCCCCGCCGGGCCGTCGAGGGCCCCGCCGAGCGCGTCGGGTTTCGTCGGCCGTGCCGATCCCGACGCCGAGCGTCTCCTGCAGTTCCGCCATGGCCTACGTCCTCGCCCCCGCGGCAACGGCCTCGGTGCCGGCGATCAGATCCTTCGTCGCCTGATCGCCGCTGCGTATGCGCATCAGCTTCAACGCGAACCAGATCAACACGACCTGGGCGATGGAGATCAACGCGGAGATCGCGTTCACGATGGCGGTGTGATCGGGGTTGCGCACGCTCGAGTACACCCACACCGGGAACGTCTGTTGGAAGCCGAGCGTGAAGGCGCTGATCTCGTAGTTGTTGAACGACCACGCGAACGCGAAGATGCCGGCCGCGGCGAGCGCAGGCCCGATGTGCGGCAGGATGATGTATCGCAGCACCTGCAGGCGCGAGCATCCCAGGTCGATCGCAGCCTCCTCCTGCACCTTCTGAAAGCGGAAGAGCTGTGCGGCCACGATCGCGGTCACGAGCGGGAACGTGCAGACGGTCTGCGTCGCGATCACGGTCTTGAGGCTGAGGTCGATGTCGGCGCGGGCGTAGCCCATCAAAGCCGCGATACCGATGATCAGCCACGGCAGCACCAGCGGCGCACCGACGAGGCCGCCGATCACCCCCCGCCCACGGAAGCGGAACCTCGTAAGCCCGAAGGCGGACAGCGTGCCGAGCACGAGACAGAGCGGCGCCACGACGAACGCCACCGAGAACGAGTTGCCGAGCGCCTTGCGCAGGGTCGGATCGGTGAGCGCCTCCGAGTACCACTTCGTCGTCACACCCTCGAGGGGGAACGCGAGCACGTTCGAGTCGTTGAACGAGAACAGCACGAGGATCACGAGGGGGCCGAAGAGCATCAACCCGACCAGCGCAAGGAAACCGCGCCACCCCCACGCGTTGAGGGCTTGGCGACGACGCCACCGAGCCGCGGCGGCCGTGTCGCCGAGAGCGTATCCCGCGCGCTCGACCGCCTGGCTCGCCACTACGACGCCTTCACCTCGGTCCACGCCGCGACCCATGACGCGCGGTCGTCGGGCGGACTGGCTGGGATCGCGTTGTCGAGGGTGAACAGCGAGTCCAGCGAGGCTTCCTCGACGACCTTCGCCGGCACCGCATCGATGATCCCCATGTTCGAGGTGAGATAGCTCCAGTTGGTCGCCGCGTACACCTGCGGCGGCAGGCTCGTGTACCAGTTCAGCAGCGCGTACGCGGCATCGACGTTCTCCTCGGCGATGTCCGGACTGATGCCGTAGCCGCAGGTCCAGAGCATCTGGCCCTCCTCGGCGGCGGCGAACTGCACGTTCACGCCTTCCTTGCGAAGTGACTTCGCCGTGCCCGGATACCCGCTCGCGATCACGATCTCGCCCGACTTGAACTGCGCCTTGACGTCGGCCTCGCCCTTCCAGAACGTGCGGAACTGGTCGCGATGGTCGATCAGGTACTGCGTGACCATCTCGAGCTGGTCGGGCGTCATCTCGAGCGGGTTCTCGATGCCGTTGGCGAGCGCCCCGACGTCAAGCGCGGTGATCGCGAGATCCTCGAGCGAAGCGCGGCCCGCGTACTGCGGGTCGAACAGGTCCGTCCACGACGTGGGCGGGGTCGTGATCTCATCGGCGTTGTACATGATCCCGGCAGTACCGGCATCGACAGGCACGATGAAGATCTCGCCGTCGACGACCACGCCCGGTAGTTCCTTCATGCCCGGCCAGATGTCGTCCCAGTTCTCGAGGCGAGTCTCGTCGAGCGGCTGGTACATGCCTTTGTTCACCATCTCGAGCGTGGCCTCGTCGACGCAGCTGTTGACGACGTCGGCTTCGAATCCAGCCTGGATCTTGGCGACGGCTTCCTCGTTGCTGCCGAACCCGGCGGTCTCGACCTCGATGTTGGGGTAGGTCTCGAAGAACGTCTCCATGTAGTCGGGATCGAAGCCGTCGGAGTAGGAATAGAGGCGGATCGTGCCGGTGATGTCGGCTGGATCGGCCGGTGCCGAGCTGGCGTCACCGCCGGGCTCGGGCTCGTCGCCGCTCCCGCAGGCCACCGCCACGAGAGACAAGGTCGCCACGACCGCCAGGCCGGGCAGGATCCGGTTCCGCGTCATCAGTACCCCTCCGTATCGTCGACGAGACCCGACTGACCCGCCTGGCGACCGTAGCGGTCTGGGTTGCAGATTGTCAACCGTTGACCGTAGCTGCCAGACTCCCCGGGTCGTTCACTCATCCGTACGAGAGGGAAGCTCAACGAGTGCGAGGTTCAGTCGTTCGAGGCGAGCACCCCGGCGATCAGCTCTCCGGCGTGCTCCGCGTGCTCGTTCAGCAGTCGGGCGACCAGTTCCTCGTCGCCTGCCTCGAGGGCGTCCACGAACGGGCGGTGCTGACGCGAGATCTCGTCGAGCGACCGCAGCACCTGCTCGTCGAGGCGCAGCAACCCCCGAAGGGTGGGCACGTACCGCATGAAGACCTCGTGGATGCGGGTGTTGCCGCAGAGTTCGCACAACCCCTCGTGGAACGCCAGGTCGGCTCGGCTCGCGGCGACGGCGTCGCCGGCATCGACCGCTCGGTCGATCTCGTCGGCGAGCGCGCGGAGCCGTGCGAGCGTGGTGGGATCGTTGGCCTGTGCGATCATGCGACCGGCCCTGCCCTCGAGCGCGGCCCGGAGCCCGTAGATCTCGCGCACGTCTTGGGCCGTGAGGCTCACGACGAACGTGCCGCGTCGCGGTTCCTCCTTGAGGAGGCCCTCGGCTCGCAGCAGCTTGAACGCCTCGCGGACCGGGCCACGACTGATGTTGAGCTGCTCCGCGATCTTCGCCTCGACGAGATGCTCGCCCTGCTTGAACCCGCCGTCGAGGATCTGCTCGCGGATCCGGTCGGCGGCGTCCTCGGCCAGGGAGCGAGGCGCCTGGAGGGGCCGAAGGGTGGCGGATGGCTCGCTCATGTCGCGGAGCGTAGCACGTGGATGTCGACTGTTGACCATCGACAAGTCGGCGTGGGGAACGATCGAAGCGTGAACACCTCGTCGGACCGTGCCGTGTAGCGGAACCGATCCACGGCGGGGGCGATCGCGTGGGCCTCGACGTGCGCGATCAGGCTGCACGTGGCGCTCGCGTTCGGCCGCACGAGCTACTTCGAGCAGGCCGTGCCGCCTGAGCCGTTCGAGCACGGCGTGCGCATGCCGATCCGCACGGGGCAGGATGGTCTCGTGCGGGTCCCCGACGGACCCGGGCTCGGCGTCGATCTCGACGACACGACGATCGAGCAAGCGACGATCGCGCTCGTGACCGCGAGCGCCTGACCACGGGAAGGAGCGACGACAGATGCGGTTCGAGGGACGACGGGTGATCGTGACCGGCGCGTCGCGCGGCATCGGACGCGGGATCGTCGACGCGTTCCTCGACGAGGGAGCCACGGTGCTCGCGACCGACGTGCTCGCCGAGGGGCTGGCAGCCCTCGCTGCCGAGCATCCCCATGCCGACCGGCTCACCACGCACGAGGCCGACCTCGGCACGATCGACGGCCCGCGCGGCGTCGTCACCGCCACGGTCGAGGCGTTCGGCGGGGTCGATGTGCTCGTGAACAATGCGGGCCTGCAGCCCGACGGCGCCGCCCTCGACGTCGGCGCAGGCGATTTCGACGCGACGTTCGCGGTGAACGTGCGCGCGCCGATGCTCACGATGCAGGGAGCCTGCCGTCACTGGGTCGATCGCGGCTCTCCGGGGGCGATCGTCAACATCGCGAGCGCGAACGCGTTCCGAAACGAGTCACCGGAGTCGATCTACAACGCCTCGAAGGCAGCGCTCGTGGCGCTCACGAAGGCATTCGCCCATGAGGTCGGCCACCACGGGATCCGGGCGAACTGCGTCGCCCCCGGCGAGACGATCACGCCGGAGGCGGAAGGCGAGATGGCCGAGGATCCAGCCGAACGCGAGCTCGCGCGCCGCTACCTCGCGAAGATCCCGCTGCGATACGCAGGCACGCCCCGCGACCAGGCGATGGCGGTGCTGTTCCTGGCGAGCGACGACGCCAGGTTCATCACGGCCCAGACCCTGATCGTCGACGGCGGCGAGCTGGGCGGCGGCAGCTGGTACGACGAGCACGCCGCCCCTGCGCTGCCGCCGCCGGATCGCCCGATCACCGGCTGAGCCCCTCGCGGGCCTTCAGGCGAGCGGGACCTCGATCTCCGTCTCCGCCCGATCCATGCCGACCACGTGCGGATCGTTCAGGTAGTGCTCGCGGGGCGGTCCGACGATCTGCCGGCCGTGCTCGTCGATCCACTCGTTCAGTGCCTCGTACGCCGCACCCGAGGCGTCGTAGGGACCGGTGTGCACGGTCGCGGCCATGGTCCCGCCGCGCAGGGTCGTCACCTCCACCCCCTCTGGCGGGTCGAACCGGTCTGCGACCGGCATGAAGACCTCGATGTCGGCCACCTCGGGCTCACGCATCTCGTGCATCACGATGCCGGGCATGCCGTTGCCGTACCCGACCGGTCCGACGCATCCCATCAGCCGTTCGAACGCGTCGGGAATCACATCGCCGATGCGCTCGGGTCTGATCCGGGTGCGGATCGACGCCACGAGCTCGTCGGGCTCCTCCTTGATCGTCACGTCGTAAAGCATCAGCGACCTCCTTCCAGCTCACCGGCCGGCTATCGACACCGTGGCACCCACGGAGGTCGTCGACATCGGCAAGCGGCCCGGATCGAGCGGGACGGTCGGTGGGCGAGCCGCCGAACCCGAGACCCCGAGGCTCCCCGATCGCGACCCCGGACGCCGGTAGCAGTCGGGGAACGGACATCCGGGGGGAAGCTCATCGCGCGTGCACCGCGTGTCGTGCTCGTGATCGTCGTCGCCATGTCCATCGTCTCGACCGAGGCGCTGGCCGCCTCCGCTCTCACCCAGGAGCGGCGGCTCCTCGGTCGCGCGCTCGACGATGGCCGGGCGCGCAGGGGCACCGCGGCGCCACCTCGACGTCCCTCACGACCAGGCCGTTCTCGGTCGACGGCTCCCCCTACGACTGGGAGATCGAGGTGTCCCAGTTCGACCCGGGTCCGGGCTCGCCCCCGAACGACCCGGGCATGAGGATCATCGCGTCGCGGCGAGCGGCGACCGGACAACGCCCGATGCAGGCGCACATCTGGGAGTTCGATCTGGGCGCGGAGGCATTCGCCTTCAACGGCGAGCTGCGGCAGGTCGGCCTCGACACCGGATTGATCCCTGCGTACGGCGCGATCTTCATGGATCTGGAAGACCTGAGCGCGATGCGCACGTCGAAGCTCCGCTGCCCCAGGACCGACGAGGTGCTCTCGACGCGATCGACCCGACGAGGCGTGCTGCGGGGGACGATGACGTTCCTCCCAGGCTACGTCGACCCCCAGTTCCCCGACGAGGTGAACATCACGCACGTGCGCGCCACGATCGAACGGACCCGGTACACGGGCAACGACTGCGTCTACGGCAACCCATGCGATCCCGGGAAGGTGCTCACCAGCACCCAGGCCACCGGCGGTGGCGGCGGGTATCTGATCGTGGCCGGACGCGAGGGCCGCGACCACATCTTCCTGTTCCAGGCGTTCGAGACGGTGGGGGTCGCCGACGTCGTGCACTTCGTGGTGGCGATCGCCGACGAGCCGTCGCTGTTCCTCGCCCCCACCTCCGCCGAGGTCACGGGTGACATCGCGGCGCCGTTCTTCGATCCCGGCGGATCGATGTCGTGGACGAAGGGAACGAAGGAGACCGACGTTGGGGCGAGATGCCGTCGGACGTCCTGGCAGCTCCTGACGCCGACCGGTTCCCTCGAGGCTCGCCTCGATTCAGGCGATCAGACGCTCGCCGCGCCGTCGAGCGCCGGGCTCGAGATCGAGGCTCGTCGCTAGGAGGAACCGGCCTAGTATCGCCGATCCTCGGGGTGGCGATCGAACCACTTGGTGCGACGTCCGCCGATACGTGTCCAGACGCTCGAGCGCCATTCGGACTTCGAGCTCCGTCGCCGGAAGTGCTCGTATTCCGGCTCCCCTTCGCCGGCCTCGATCATGCGGAGGCACTCCGGGCAGTCGTCGGGATGGACGTCGATCGCGTGCCGGTCTTCCATCGGCGAGGCCCTCCGTGTCCTCGGACAGCCTATGTCGGGCGACCCCCGTCGAGCGAGCCCAGGCGATCGATCACGCCAACGCCGGGCGACGCAACGGGGCGCCGCACGCCGAGGTCCGCGATCGCCAGGAACTCCTCACCGACGCGGGCCGCGACGACGGTGTGGTACGCAGTCACGTCTCACCACGGGCACGCCGCATGGCGTCCCTCACCTCGTCGACGTCGAGGGTCATCTCGAAGAAGCCGATCTGCGCCTCGTAGACGTCGTCGTCGGCCTGTTCCTTCACCTCGTCCTCGAACACGTGCAGCACGGGGAGTCCCAACTGGACCCCGGCCAACGGACCCACCCAGGCCGGATCGCCGTCACGGACGGTCTCGGCGGCCACCTCGACCGCTTCCGCGTCCGCCGCGCCGAGCATCACCACGATGTCCTCGGCGCCGCGCTCCTCGACGATCCGCTTGATCAGCGCCTGGTTCTCCGGGTCCATGGCGCCCGAGGCCGTTCAGACGAAGCACTCCGTGCGCACCTCGATCACCTCGGCGCCGGCACTCTTCGCCACCTCGGCGATCGCCTCGCCGGGCACGCTGTCGCGCTCGCCGAGGGCCACGACCGTCTTGCCTCGTAGGTCCATGTTCGTCTCACCCCCTCAGATGCTCGGGAACAGGCGGGCCCACCGCGGGCGCGCCGTTCATCAGTCGCACGATCGCCGCCTCGATCTGCTCGGGCGTCGTGCTGTTGCTCGTGAGGCGCTCGACCTCGACCCCGTCACGCATCGTGAGGTAGGCGGGCAGGCCGGCGACCCGCAGGTCGCGGCAGATCTTCCGGTTGTCGGGCGCGTTCACCGTGACGAACCGCACGCGATCGCCGTAGGTTCCCTCGAGCGCCTCGACGGCGGGCATCGATGCGAGGCATGGCTGGCACTGCGGGCCCCAGATGTCGACGAGGACCTCGCCCTCGCGGACGAGATCACCGAACGTTACGACGGTGGCTTCGATCATGTCGTCGTCTCCTCTTCCGCCTGCTTCCGACTAGGACTCGAGGGTCACGGAGGCGCCGTCCCACAGCCGTGTGAGGCGGCCCAGGAACAGCGACCCCTTCGCGATCAGCATCGTTCGATGCACTCCTCCGGCACGCATGTCTGCCAGCGCGTGCGGGATCCACGGCACGGCGCTCGCGATGTGGCCCTGCGTCGGGGCGAACCCCGGCATGCCGTGGGCGCGGGCGAACGTGGCGATGTCGGCACGGTCCAACTCGCCTCGGACGACGCCGAGGCCGGCCAGCATCTTGTAATTGCGGTCGGGCACGTCGCCCCCTCCCTGCGGCTCGGTGATCTCGGGGTTGTGGATCTCCGTGGCGTAGACGTCGACGTCGGCGATCCCGACTCCCATCGCGTCGAGCGGCGCCCCCACGAGCGCCTCCAACTGCGCCTGAGGTGCCGAGCCCGCTTCCACCGGCATGCGTCCCACGGCGTCGGTCCGCAAAATCGGGCCGTTGGAGCCGTCGGCGAGCTCGAGCAGCACGGCCATGCCGGCGAGCACGTCCTCGATCACCGGGAACCCCTTCGCGAGGGCCCCCTCGAACTTCATGCCGAGCTTGCCCATGGAGCCCCCGGCCACGACGACCACGCGATCCTCGATGCCCGCCTCGATCAACGCCGAGGCGACCACGAAGGCGTGTACCGGCGCGGCGCAGAACGACTTGACGTCGACGCCGCTCGCGCGGGGGAGTCCGCAGTGCTCGGCGATCGCCTTCGCCACGTTGCCACCACCTCGCTGGTAGCGATCGCCCACCGCCTCCTCGCCGCACCCGATCGCGTGCGTGATCGACGCCGGGTCGACGCCGGTGGTCTCCAGCAGGTGGCGCAACGCGTGTACCCCGCTGGCCTTGATCGACAGGTTCTCGAGGAGCACCCGGGGGGTGAGCGTCTCGTCCTGCTCGTGGTCGCCCGCGAACGCACCAACGACCTCGTCGGCTCGCCGCAGCGAGAGTTGGCCCGGCTCGGGCTCGGCACCCAGCCGCACCAGCTCGAACTGATCGACCTCGGCAAGCAGCTCGTAGAAGTGCTGCTGGTCCATCACATCCCCCGACGGGCCAGAAGGCGTCGCCGATTCGACCGGATGCCGCCACCACTCCCGAGACACATCCCAGAGGGTGGCCGGAGCGAGGTTCCCGATGAAGACCTGGTTCGGCGGGTAGGAGACGGCCTCGTCGAACGAGCGCAGCCCCGCGGTGAGCGCTTCGAGCTGCTCCGGCTCGCGCGCCGGCTTCGAGCCGTACCGGACGAGATCGGGCACGTGCTCGAGCACGAACGAGGCCGACGTCACCGCGGCACGACGGGTCACGGCGTGACCTCCCAGACCGTTCGGGGCTCGACCTCGGTCGCGAGCAACTCGAGCGCCCGTCGGACGAGAGCGAGTCGCAGCGCTCCCTCGCCATGGGAGGTGAGCGACGGATCGCCCGTCGGATTGGTGATCGCGATACCCCGCACGATGCGGTTCGCTCCCACCATCCGCGCGATCGTCGGCAACGCTGTCACGAACACGGTCGGGATGCCCTCTCGCTCGAACTCCTTCGCCAGCACTGCCCCGCAGCGCGTGCCGGTCCCTCAGGTGCCGGTCAGGATCACCGCCCCGACCTGCGCCTCGCGCAGCTCGGCGGCGATCTCCTGCCCGTGTCGCGCGGCCACCGCCACCGGGGTGTCGACGCCGCTCGTCGTATAGAACGCGTCGTGCACCTCGCCGATCGCGCCCTCACGCTCGAGCTGGCGCACGGCGTCGAGCGGCACGAGCCGGTTCGGATCTTCGTTCGCGGCCGACGTGTCGAACCCGGCGTGCACCGACTCGTAGTCACCGGCGGCGAGGGTGGCGGCGCCACTCAGGTCGTAGCGCAGCCACACGTTCCCGTGACGCGTCGGCAGCCGGTCGGGGTTGCCCCGCGGCACGCACCCCGCCTCGGTCACGAGGGCCAGCCGCAGCGACCCGAGGTCGGCGACCGGCGGTGCAGGTGGCACCGGATCGCCGCTGGGCGCCACCTCGGTCCGCATGTCGCCGGCGAGCTTGGCGAGCAGCAGGTCGACCGCTCGTTCGGCACCCGATCGGTCGGCGAGCGCGTTCACGCGCAGACCACGAGGCAGATACCCCTCGTCGTCGGGCCCGCCGACGGGCTCGCCGGCCGCGAGCCGGGACGCGAGCGAGGCGACGACGGGCAGCGCCTCACGCATGCCCGCCACGTTCGAGCCGGTCGGCACGATGTACGCGGCCCCCTCGGCGGCGAGCACCCCCGGCGAGTCCGGGGTCATCGCCGCGACGACGGACACGCCACGGCGACCTGCCTCCCGCGCGAGCACGCCGCAGGCGTAGCCGTACCGGCCCGAGCCGAACGACGGCCCGCAGACGAGCACGTCGGGTTCGAGCTCGTCGAGCCACCCGAGCAGCATGGCCAACGCCTCGGCCTCGTGCTCGCCGAAGTGATCGTCACCGCAGGCGAGCGTGACGTCGACGGTGAGGCCCGCGGCGGCGAGACCCCGCCCCGGCCCCTGCGGACCGTCGAGGCGGACGGGGCCGTGCCCCGCAGCCTCCTCACCGCCGAGCCCGGCGAAGAACTGGTTCACGTAGTGGACGACCCTCATGCCGGCACCGCCGTCCATCGAGCATCACCGGTCTGCACGAGGCCGCCGAGGTAGTGCACGGCTGGCACGCGCTCGCCGACGCGGGCGTGTTCCTCGCCGATCACCCGTTCGGGGATCCACGCGTCGACGAGCTCGTCCTCGTTCCCCGTGCTCACGAGGCAGTCGGCCTCGGGCACGTGGTCGGTGAGGCCGCCGTTCGTCTCGCACACGAGCGCCGCGGTGCCGATGCCCCGTCGCTCACACGCCTGGACCGTGAGCATCGTGTCGGTGTGGGAGTTTCCGCTCGAGAACGTCGTGCAGACCACGCCGTCCGCGCCGAGTCCGGCGACGAGCTCTGCCGACGCCTCGGCCGCCAGCCGCTTCTGCTCCGCACCGTCGAGGTAGCCCGGCGCGAGCACGACGCCGACGAACCGAGCATCGGTCCCATGCCGCGCCCGCAGCTCCCGGATCACGGCCGGGTCCTGGTACACCGCGGTCACGTTGCGGACGCCCGCCCAGTCGTACGCACCGTTGGTCAGCCGCCCCTCGTGCAACACATGCTCATCGAGGACGCGCGGCTCGAACACGCCCAGCGGCAGGCCGTCAAGGAACGTGTCGAGCAGCGGTCCTTCCGATGCGACCTGCAGGACCACCGCGATCGCCGGCAATGCGGCGTCGGCCGGGGGGAGCGAACCGACCGCGCGAACATCGGACGCGGAGGCTCCGGCCGTGCACGCCGCAAGCGCGATCCCGACGGCGACGGCGAGTTCCCTCACCGCGCGGTCGGCCTCGGCCACGCCGGCTCCGAGCGCGGGCACGCATCGCAGGACCACGTTCGTCGTCGCGCCCCACGGGCTCCGATCGGCACCCGGCCCGGACATGTCGACGAGCGAGTCGGGAAGGTCCTCCGCATCCGCGTATCCGGCGGCTCTCCAGTCGCAGACGGTGAGCACCGCGACGCCCCGGAGTCGATGCAGGCGTGCGTCGGCGACCCGGGCAGTGGGCAGCACGACATCGAGGACGTTCGAGATGCGGACGGGATCGCCGGGACGGACGACCTCGACCGTGGCCTCCGCCAGCGCCGGCAGTGAGCCGGCTCCGACCGCGAGCTGCGGTAGCGCGAGCGTGAGACGCCCGGCGCTCCACCCTGTCTGGGTCCCCTCGACGACCTCGTCGACCGCGAACGTCGCGATCTCGAGATCAGCGAGCGTGGATTCCAAGTGTCGACAGTCTACACCGACCGCGGAGCACCACACCGCACCCGTAGTCGACCGGCGCCGTCAGATCGATCCGCGCAGCAGCCCCATCATCTCCATGAATGGGCGGGTGTCCTGCATCACGTAGACGTGGACCGACGGCACGCCGTGCTCGAACAGCCCCAGCACTTGCTGCGCCGTCCACCGGATCCCGATCATGCGCGCGTCATCGGGCGCCGCCGCGACCTCGCTCGCGAGCTCGGGCGGCACGTCGACCCCGAAGGTCGCCGGCACGGACCGCACCTGCGTCGCTCGAGTGAGGATCTTGAGGCCGGGCACGATCGGGATCGTGACGCCACGCTCCCTCGCGGTCTTCACGAACCGGAGGTAGACGTCGTTGTCGTAGAACAGCTGGGTGACGGCGTAATCGGCGCCTGCGCGCTGCTTCTCGATCAGTACGTCGATGTCCCACTCGAGGTTCGGCGCCTCGACGTGCTTCTCAGGGTAGGCAGCGACACCGACGCACAGGTCGGTGGGCGTGGCCTCGTCGAGCGGCTCCAGGTACCGGCCGGCGTTCATATCCGCGATCTGGTGAACGAGGTCGAGAGCGGAGCCATTGATCGTGCGAGCGCCGGCCGGCTCGCGTGGCTCGCCATCGCCTCGGATCGCGAGCACGTTCTCGATGCCGAGGTAGTGAAGCTCGATCAGCGCATCCTCGGTCTCCTCTCGGGTGAAGCCGTTGCAGAGCAGGTGGGGCACCGGGTCGACACCGAACCGATGCTTGATCGCCGCGCACAGCCCGAACGTGCCTGGCGCCTTTCGGGTCACGCGTCGGCGCCATGTGCCGTCGGCCAGCTGCTCCCAGCGCGCCTCCGCCGCGTGGCTGGTGATGTCGATGAACGGAGGGCGGAACGACATCACGGACCCGACGGCGTCGTAGATGCGGCGGACGTCGCCGCCGCGGCGAGGCGGGATGATCTCGACGCTGATCATCGGCTCCGAAGCCGTGGCAAGATGCTCGGTCACCTTCATCGGGGTTCACCCTATCGAGACGGCCACGCGCGGTCCGCCCGCT
The Actinomycetota bacterium DNA segment above includes these coding regions:
- a CDS encoding ABC transporter permease, whose amino-acid sequence is MAELQETLGVGIGTADETRRARRGPRRPGGARGAFGILFAPVTLLIVLFLVPFLIMVQMSVVKFPPRVDSGYTLDHYVEVLTNPLNPHIAWTTFTIATTAMIVMLLVAIPLAYFMVFKAGKWELFLLLALVLADELAPVVKVYAWQVILGRNGILNWLIPGPPVEWLLYSQFAVILTLSTTYITYTTIPIYAAMKAIEPATFEAATDLGAGWWQQARKILIPLAAPGIFVAMILVYIPMLTDFVTSDIVGGTGSYMMGQRVRDLILGQGDWGAGSALNFLLLAMSVLLALVAYRLARLNRIEA
- a CDS encoding ABC transporter permease, translated to MDRGEGVVVASQAVERAGYALGDTAAAARWRRRQALNAWGWRGFLALVGLMLFGPLVILVLFSFNDSNVLAFPLEGVTTKWYSEALTDPTLRKALGNSFSVAFVVAPLCLVLGTLSAFGLTRFRFRGRGVIGGLVGAPLVLPWLIIGIAALMGYARADIDLSLKTVIATQTVCTFPLVTAIVAAQLFRFQKVQEEAAIDLGCSRLQVLRYIILPHIGPALAAAGIFAFAWSFNNYEISAFTLGFQQTFPVWVYSSVRNPDHTAIVNAISALISIAQVVLIWFALKLMRIRSGDQATKDLIAGTEAVAAGART
- a CDS encoding extracellular solute-binding protein, translating into MTRNRILPGLAVVATLSLVAVACGSGDEPEPGGDASSAPADPADITGTIRLYSYSDGFDPDYMETFFETYPNIEVETAGFGSNEEAVAKIQAGFEADVVNSCVDEATLEMVNKGMYQPLDETRLENWDDIWPGMKELPGVVVDGEIFIVPVDAGTAGIMYNADEITTPPTSWTDLFDPQYAGRASLEDLAITALDVGALANGIENPLEMTPDQLEMVTQYLIDHRDQFRTFWKGEADVKAQFKSGEIVIASGYPGTAKSLRKEGVNVQFAAAEEGQMLWTCGYGISPDIAEENVDAAYALLNWYTSLPPQVYAATNWSYLTSNMGIIDAVPAKVVEEASLDSLFTLDNAIPASPPDDRASWVAAWTEVKAS
- a CDS encoding GntR family transcriptional regulator is translated as MSEPSATLRPLQAPRSLAEDAADRIREQILDGGFKQGEHLVEAKIAEQLNISRGPVREAFKLLRAEGLLKEEPRRGTFVVSLTAQDVREIYGLRAALEGRAGRMIAQANDPTTLARLRALADEIDRAVDAGDAVAASRADLAFHEGLCELCGNTRIHEVFMRYVPTLRGLLRLDEQVLRSLDEISRQHRPFVDALEAGDEELVARLLNEHAEHAGELIAGVLASND
- a CDS encoding enolase C-terminal domain-like protein, translated to MRLHVALAFGRTSYFEQAVPPEPFEHGVRMPIRTGQDGLVRVPDGPGLGVDLDDTTIEQATIALVTASA
- a CDS encoding glucose 1-dehydrogenase, encoding MRFEGRRVIVTGASRGIGRGIVDAFLDEGATVLATDVLAEGLAALAAEHPHADRLTTHEADLGTIDGPRGVVTATVEAFGGVDVLVNNAGLQPDGAALDVGAGDFDATFAVNVRAPMLTMQGACRHWVDRGSPGAIVNIASANAFRNESPESIYNASKAALVALTKAFAHEVGHHGIRANCVAPGETITPEAEGEMAEDPAERELARRYLAKIPLRYAGTPRDQAMAVLFLASDDARFITAQTLIVDGGELGGGSWYDEHAAPALPPPDRPITG
- a CDS encoding GyrI-like domain-containing protein, giving the protein MLYDVTIKEEPDELVASIRTRIRPERIGDVIPDAFERLMGCVGPVGYGNGMPGIVMHEMREPEVADIEVFMPVADRFDPPEGVEVTTLRGGTMAATVHTGPYDASGAAYEALNEWIDEHGRQIVGPPREHYLNDPHVVGMDRAETEIEVPLA
- the grdA gene encoding glycine/sarcosine/betaine reductase complex selenoprotein A — protein: MDLRGKTVVALGERDSVPGEAIAEVAKSAGAEVIEVRTECFVUTASGAMDPENQALIKRIVEERGAEDIVVMLGAADAEAVEVAAETVRDGDPAWVGPLAGVQLGLPVLHVFEDEVKEQADDDVYEAQIGFFEMTLDVDEVRDAMRRARGET
- a CDS encoding thioredoxin family protein codes for the protein MIEATVVTFGDLVREGEVLVDIWGPQCQPCLASMPAVEALEGTYGDRVRFVTVNAPDNRKICRDLRVAGLPAYLTMRDGVEVERLTSNSTTPEQIEAAIVRLMNGAPAVGPPVPEHLRG